The DNA region GCGGCCGACAGCGAGGCCGGCGAGGGCGCCCGCAAGTAGCTGTCCCGCGAGGGAAGGTGAACCATGGGTCTCCTGGACAACTTGAAGGCCAGGCTCGCGCCTGCCAAGGAGAAGGTCTCCGACCTCGCGCAGCAGCACGGGGGAAAGATCGACAAGATCGAACAGGGTCTCGACAAGGCCGCGAAACTGGCCGACGAGAAGACCAAGGGCAAGTACAGCGACAAGATCCAGACGGGCACGGGCAAGGCCAAGGGCGCCCTGGACCGACTCGCGCACAAGGAGAGTGACGGCACGGACGGTGGCGCGACGCCCCCGTCTCCCCCGGCACCACCGCCCTCGGCATCCTGAGCGACACCACATCGACGGACGGCCTCGGAGCACGTTGAGCTCCGGGCCGTCCGCCGTGTCGGCGGCACCCTGACGCCGCGCGCTCGACGCCCGTTCCTGCGCCCCGCACCTGTCGACTTCGCCCCCTGTCCGAATCCCTGGCAGGGGCGCACCCCGCCCGTGCCGCGCACCCGAC from Streptomyces sp. NBC_00258 includes:
- a CDS encoding antitoxin — its product is MGLLDNLKARLAPAKEKVSDLAQQHGGKIDKIEQGLDKAAKLADEKTKGKYSDKIQTGTGKAKGALDRLAHKESDGTDGGATPPSPPAPPPSAS